A single region of the Pseudomonas sp. B21-023 genome encodes:
- a CDS encoding PLP-dependent aminotransferase family protein, which yields MLQLHPDSSTPLVNQIIDGLRALIDDQTLKPGAKVPSIRAFASTYSVSTFTVVEAYDRLVAQGLLVSKGNAGFFVNRAANDLLDKHSVEADTSRPTFNSEWYLQQIFEIRQLPFKPGCGWLPNDWMYEEGLRRGLRQVAGSPLELSGYGDPMGLPELRALTAQNLQQELSIVANPAQLMLTHGASQALDLAVRTLVRPGDVVLVDDPGYPNLMSILRTQGATLVGVPRTPAGYDLDQLERLLAHHRPTAFFTQPHLHSPTCSRTPLAQLHRLLQLASQHGFRLVENNLYADMIADPLPCLASLDHLQQVVYVGSYSKSISPNVRVGYLLANPELTQQLLHLKMRSGLTTSQVMERVVYAAIIDGRWRKHLKRLRQRLAEAHQEVGRHLHRLGFELFIESDEGMYIWTRHPAIPDSAALLDDALEKGIMLGPGQLFMVDAKATGWMRFNVAFSTDPAMWELLEKVLVKHVRRGGM from the coding sequence ATGCTCCAGCTACATCCGGACTCCTCCACCCCGCTGGTCAACCAGATCATCGACGGCTTGCGCGCGCTGATCGACGACCAGACCCTCAAGCCCGGGGCGAAGGTCCCGTCGATCCGGGCGTTCGCCTCGACCTACTCGGTGAGCACCTTCACCGTGGTCGAGGCCTACGACCGCCTGGTGGCCCAGGGGTTGCTGGTGAGCAAGGGCAATGCGGGGTTCTTCGTCAATCGTGCGGCCAACGATCTGCTGGACAAGCACTCCGTCGAGGCCGATACCAGCCGCCCCACGTTCAACTCGGAATGGTACCTGCAGCAGATCTTCGAGATCCGCCAGCTGCCGTTCAAACCGGGTTGCGGCTGGCTGCCCAACGACTGGATGTACGAAGAAGGCTTGCGCCGTGGCCTGCGCCAGGTCGCCGGCAGCCCGCTGGAGCTGTCCGGCTACGGCGACCCCATGGGCCTGCCGGAATTGCGCGCATTGACTGCGCAGAACCTGCAGCAGGAACTGTCGATCGTCGCCAACCCGGCGCAACTCATGCTCACCCACGGTGCCAGCCAGGCCCTGGACCTGGCCGTGCGCACCCTGGTGCGCCCCGGCGACGTGGTGCTGGTGGACGACCCCGGCTACCCCAACCTGATGAGCATCCTGCGCACCCAGGGCGCCACCCTGGTGGGCGTGCCGCGCACCCCGGCCGGCTACGACCTCGACCAGCTCGAGCGCCTGCTGGCCCACCACCGCCCCACGGCCTTCTTCACCCAGCCGCACCTGCACAGCCCGACCTGCTCGCGCACCCCGCTGGCGCAGCTGCACCGCCTGTTGCAGTTGGCCAGCCAGCATGGTTTCCGCCTGGTGGAGAACAACCTCTACGCCGACATGATCGCCGACCCGCTGCCCTGCCTGGCGAGCCTCGACCACCTGCAGCAGGTGGTGTACGTGGGCAGCTATTCGAAAAGCATCTCGCCCAACGTGCGCGTCGGCTACCTACTGGCCAACCCTGAGCTGACCCAGCAACTGCTGCACCTGAAGATGCGTTCGGGCCTGACCACCTCGCAGGTGATGGAGCGGGTGGTGTACGCCGCGATCATCGACGGCCGCTGGCGCAAGCACCTCAAACGCCTGCGCCAGCGCCTGGCCGAGGCGCACCAGGAAGTGGGCCGGCACCTGCATCGGCTGGGTTTCGAGCTGTTCATCGAATCGGATGAGGGGATGTACATCTGGACCCGCCATCCGGCGATCCCCGACAGCGCCGCGCTGCTCGACGATGCGCTGGAGAAAGGCATCATGCTCGGGCCCGGGCAGTTGTTCATGGTCGATGCCAAGGCTACCGGGTGGATGCGCTTCAACGTGGCGTTCAGTACCGACCCGGCGATGTGGGAGTTGCTGGAGAAGGTATTGGTGAAGCATGTACGCCGGGGCGGGATGTAA